The Thermosipho melanesiensis BI429 sequence TAGATCATATCTTAGTATATTTTAAAGAAAAGGAAAAATTGAGAGTAGGAGATAAAATTCAAATTAAAGCATGGGGCCAGGGGCTTGAATTAACAGATTATCCTGAAGTAAGAATCTATAATATCGATCCGAAATTATTTGAAAAAATTCCAATTGAAGAAAAAGATGGAAAACTAATAGTCCCTGTTACTGCAGAAATTCCAGCCCATTTAACTGGGTCAGGAATAGGAGCCTCAAATCCAGCAGATACAGATTACGATATAAATACACATGACATGGAAGAAATAAAAAGACTAGGAATTGATAAAATAAAAATAGGAGATATAGTTGCAATAAAAGATCATTACAGTGGTTTTGGGGTTGGTGGTTATAGGAAAGATGCGGTGTCTATAGGTGTAGTAGTACATTCAAATTGTGTTAAAACAGGT is a genomic window containing:
- a CDS encoding DUF4438 domain-containing protein produces the protein MITNKDKVVKLSIMVEVAHPVVRIPVLDGEGNAHYFPGVGGITYNFGLGDNAFKMHGDHIEPDVSTKNSDAKLNDTCMTLACIGNEAEVVSGDAKGMKGFVIGKHGGVDHILVYFKEKEKLRVGDKIQIKAWGQGLELTDYPEVRIYNIDPKLFEKIPIEEKDGKLIVPVTAEIPAHLTGSGIGASNPADTDYDINTHDMEEIKRLGIDKIKIGDIVAIKDHYSGFGVGGYRKDAVSIGVVVHSNCVKTGHGPGVVVIMTSANGIIEPKKVSQMNIKDFI